From Hydrogenobacter sp., a single genomic window includes:
- the cas2 gene encoding CRISPR-associated endonuclease Cas2, producing MWIILVYDVSFSDKSGQKRLNKVRKIARKYVHHIQKSVFEGEITLSNLERLKHEIMQVVDKERDSVILYIFEDLVKHRRQILTSIHDPTDPLL from the coding sequence ATGTGGATAATACTCGTTTATGATGTTTCTTTCTCGGATAAGAGTGGACAAAAAAGATTAAATAAGGTCAGGAAGATAGCCAGAAAATATGTACATCACATTCAGAAATCCGTTTTTGAGGGAGAGATAACTTTATCAAACCTTGAAAGGTTAAAGCACGAAATAATGCAGGTAGTGGATAAGGAGAGGGATTCTGTAATCCTCTACATATTTGAAGACCTTGTGAAACACAGAAGGCAGATTCTTACAAGCATACACGATCCCACGGATCCGCTACTTTAA
- the pdxA gene encoding 4-hydroxythreonine-4-phosphate dehydrogenase PdxA — MLKIGITIGDPAGVGPELIIKLLDHVDPKKAYIIYGERKILESAKKLLEKDINMKEIHTTDEVKVPGIYIADLDISETDRPMPSLTSGKVAIAYLGRAVVDAVIGNIHGLLTMPINKFWAKLAGFSYEGQTEFLAQASNVREYAMLMYSEKIKVVLLSTHLPLKVAIEKVSRESVKGKVELAHREFKRLFGYEPSIGVVGLNPHAGEMGQIGREDVEEILPAIEELKGKGIKVEGPLSPDSAFLKTDAFDVFLCMYHDQGLIPFKLLAFRDGVNLTLGIPFVRTSPDHGTAYDIAWKGIVDMSSALHALRLCEKLVERITSFPAF; from the coding sequence ATGTTAAAGATCGGTATAACCATAGGAGATCCCGCTGGTGTTGGTCCTGAGCTGATAATAAAGCTTTTGGATCACGTAGATCCAAAGAAGGCATACATCATATATGGTGAAAGAAAGATCTTAGAAAGCGCAAAGAAACTTTTAGAAAAGGACATCAACATGAAGGAAATACACACCACGGATGAGGTAAAGGTGCCGGGGATTTACATAGCCGATTTGGACATATCTGAAACGGATAGACCTATGCCGTCACTAACTTCAGGTAAAGTTGCTATTGCGTACCTTGGGCGCGCTGTTGTTGACGCAGTTATCGGTAACATACACGGACTTTTAACTATGCCTATAAATAAATTCTGGGCTAAGCTTGCAGGCTTTTCTTACGAGGGACAAACTGAGTTTTTGGCTCAGGCTTCTAACGTGAGGGAGTATGCCATGCTTATGTATTCGGAAAAAATAAAGGTGGTGCTTCTTTCAACGCACCTTCCTCTGAAGGTAGCTATAGAAAAAGTCAGTAGAGAGAGTGTAAAGGGTAAGGTAGAGCTTGCCCATAGGGAGTTCAAAAGACTTTTCGGGTATGAACCATCGATCGGGGTTGTTGGACTAAATCCCCATGCTGGTGAGATGGGACAGATAGGAAGAGAAGATGTAGAAGAGATCCTCCCAGCGATAGAGGAGCTAAAAGGTAAAGGCATAAAGGTTGAAGGACCTCTTTCGCCAGACAGCGCTTTTTTAAAAACTGACGCCTTTGATGTTTTTCTGTGTATGTATCACGATCAAGGTCTAATACCCTTTAAACTGCTTGCTTTCAGAGATGGTGTGAATCTGACCTTGGGTATACCTTTTGTGAGAACGTCTCCTGATCACGGAACAGCTTACGATATAGCATGGAAAGGTATAGTGGATATGTCATCCGCTCTTCACGCTCTTAGACTGTGTGAAAAACTTGTTGAAAGAATCACCTCTTTTCCAGCTTTTTAA